A stretch of the Chlorobiota bacterium genome encodes the following:
- a CDS encoding 1-deoxy-D-xylulose-5-phosphate synthase: MDLNEFPLLRDINQPSDLRKLRINQLRQVCSEVRKYMVDVICEVGGHFGAGLGMVDLTVAAHYSFNTPIDKIVIDTGHQGYPHKILTGRKEQLHTIRQKNGLSPFLKRNESEYDAFGAGHATTSISAALGIAAARDLAGKDFNVIAMIGDGAMTGGMAYEAMNNCGLQKRKIIVVLNDNKMSIAPNVWAISNYFTQIAQYDAIQKVRTKVWNIAGEMGDWGDRFKHIASRIEGGMRAVITPGILFEALGFKYFGPENGHNVNKLVDLFNFAKGIDGPVLLHVTTEKGKGFAPAEADSFQRLHALGGKTDKGTGKAIKKFALNEEPIVKSAPKWQVVFGKAMVELAKIDKRIVGITAAMPDGTSLDLLQQECPEQFFDVGIAEEHAVTFAAGMATEGAIPVVAIYSTFLQRGFDQIVHDCSIQHLHVVFVLDRAGIAGNDGPTHHGVLDISYLRIIQDIVVMAPKDESELRDMLYTAVKYESGPIAIRYPRGEGFGVNMKTNFDLIEIGKSETLRSGKDIAILAFGDMVWRSMQAAELLSQDGISAEVVNARFAKPLDTDLIDDICTRFNKIITLENNVTAGGFGSGILEYISTKSYSNNVRVYLHGLPSNTFVEHGDTEELLSDLQLNPEGIASKIKLFLNQDSLV, encoded by the coding sequence ATTGACTTAAATGAGTTTCCACTTTTACGAGATATCAATCAGCCATCAGATTTAAGAAAACTTAGAATTAACCAACTAAGACAAGTTTGCAGTGAGGTTCGAAAATATATGGTAGATGTTATATGTGAAGTTGGTGGTCATTTTGGAGCTGGGCTTGGAATGGTTGATTTGACTGTTGCAGCTCATTATTCTTTCAATACTCCAATAGATAAAATTGTTATTGATACAGGTCATCAAGGTTATCCACATAAAATTTTAACTGGAAGAAAAGAACAATTACATACTATAAGGCAAAAAAATGGTTTAAGTCCTTTTCTTAAAAGAAATGAAAGTGAATATGATGCATTTGGAGCAGGACATGCAACCACATCAATTAGTGCTGCATTAGGAATTGCTGCTGCAAGAGACTTGGCTGGAAAAGATTTTAATGTTATTGCAATGATTGGAGATGGTGCCATGACTGGTGGTATGGCTTATGAAGCGATGAATAATTGTGGGTTGCAAAAAAGGAAAATAATAGTAGTTTTAAACGATAATAAAATGTCAATTGCTCCAAATGTTTGGGCAATAAGTAATTATTTTACTCAAATAGCTCAGTACGATGCAATACAAAAAGTAAGGACTAAAGTTTGGAATATAGCTGGTGAAATGGGCGATTGGGGTGATAGATTTAAACATATAGCTTCTAGAATTGAAGGTGGAATGAGGGCTGTAATTACTCCTGGAATTTTGTTTGAAGCATTAGGATTTAAATATTTTGGTCCAGAAAATGGACATAATGTAAACAAGTTAGTAGATTTATTTAACTTTGCTAAAGGCATTGACGGACCTGTTTTATTGCATGTAACAACAGAAAAAGGTAAAGGCTTCGCTCCTGCTGAAGCGGATTCATTTCAACGTTTACACGCCCTTGGTGGTAAAACTGATAAAGGAACAGGTAAGGCAATAAAAAAATTTGCATTAAATGAAGAACCTATAGTAAAGTCAGCACCTAAATGGCAAGTTGTATTTGGAAAAGCAATGGTTGAACTTGCTAAAATTGATAAAAGAATTGTAGGTATTACTGCTGCAATGCCAGATGGTACAAGCTTAGATTTATTACAACAAGAATGTCCTGAACAATTTTTTGATGTTGGGATAGCTGAAGAACATGCTGTTACTTTTGCTGCTGGTATGGCTACTGAAGGTGCTATTCCAGTAGTTGCAATTTATAGTACTTTTCTGCAAAGGGGATTTGATCAAATTGTTCATGACTGTTCTATTCAACATCTTCATGTAGTTTTTGTTCTTGATAGAGCTGGAATTGCTGGAAATGATGGCCCAACTCATCATGGTGTTTTAGATATTAGCTACCTTAGAATTATTCAAGATATTGTTGTTATGGCTCCTAAAGATGAGTCAGAACTTCGTGATATGTTATATACCGCAGTTAAATATGAAAGTGGTCCTATTGCAATTAGATACCCAAGAGGTGAAGGCTTTGGTGTAAATATGAAAACTAATTTCGACTTAATCGAAATTGGTAAATCTGAAACTTTAAGAAGTGGAAAAGATATAGCAATCTTAGCTTTTGGTGATATGGTTTGGAGAAGTATGCAGGCTGCTGAATTGTTATCTCAAGATGGTATTTCGGCTGAAGTTGTTAATGCTAGATTTGCTAAACCATTAGACACAGATTTAATTGATGATATCTGCACAAGATTTAATAAAATCATAACTTTAGAAAATAATGTTACTGCGGGAGGGTTTGGAAGTGGAATTTTAGAATATATCTCTACAAAATCTTATTCCAATAATGTTAGAGTTTACCTTCATGGATTACCTTCAAATACTTTTGTAGAACATGGTGACACTGAAGAACTATTATCTGATTTACAATTAAATCCAGAAGGGATTGCAAGTAAAATAAAGTTATTTTTAAATCAAGATAGTTTGGTATAA
- the ruvA gene encoding Holliday junction branch migration protein RuvA, giving the protein MIEYLKGELIEKKFSKAIILCSGVGYSTMISTATYEQLPDIGQEISLYIHLVIREDSLSLFGFSDKREKEMFLLLIEVNGVGAKTAIGILSASSVDVLRQNIMCGNSGALTKLPGIGKKTADRITLELRDKIASVSQGDVLNYEGSKASVRSDTLAGLMVLGYSRQLAENMIRSALKIDPNCENSSDLLLKASLKYL; this is encoded by the coding sequence ATGATTGAATATCTGAAAGGGGAGTTGATAGAAAAAAAATTTTCTAAAGCTATTATTCTTTGTAGTGGTGTAGGATACTCAACAATGATTTCAACTGCTACCTACGAGCAATTGCCAGACATTGGACAAGAAATATCTTTGTACATTCATTTAGTAATCAGAGAAGATTCGTTATCATTATTTGGATTTTCTGATAAAAGAGAAAAAGAAATGTTCTTGTTATTAATTGAAGTAAATGGTGTTGGAGCAAAAACTGCTATAGGAATTTTAAGTGCTTCAAGTGTTGATGTATTAAGACAAAATATTATGTGTGGAAATTCTGGTGCTTTAACTAAACTACCAGGAATTGGAAAAAAAACTGCTGATAGAATAACATTAGAATTAAGAGATAAAATAGCATCAGTTTCTCAAGGTGATGTATTAAATTATGAAGGATCTAAAGCCAGTGTTCGCTCAGATACTTTGGCTGGATTAATGGTTTTAGGTTACTCCAGACAGTTAGCAGAAAATATGATTCGTTCTGCTTTGAAAATAGATCCAAATTGTGAAAACTCATCCGATCTATTATTAAAAGCATCTTTAAAATACTTGTAA
- a CDS encoding T9SS type A sorting domain-containing protein yields the protein MNNFRLLIFFCLILIQVSLQGQTQFDNNEIPPAITGNNGKVFIGQQRGTILINNNSLLSGTPIDSITAGKELPAELATTLLLTMPNVKTSPKLIVGLVSYKIPNAKDKYGVLRSVDFGLTWEIIKPAAFEDSLLNYKANYFQLPFKKFNWINDKVGFLYGLKGIFKTTDAGLNWVKVYTPKAIDEEIRAISFKDEKNGMALLGILYNNFFYKTIDGGFTWEFISDYPNNRTGLDLSYIENEYRCLTFYRAQVDFNAFVYYYDNSTEKWIEKKARNIEKGLTFMTEILWRGRKQGWLIGRAGEIWYTPDGGRTFELAQSPDTSKYKGLWGDDDKLPILGQSSMILDDSLIVQAASLRVTVNKKPVTSQLYYTARWPISSFNKQSSDVKEFENRLNKKYIIYPNPSSNGNFNLSIINLKKSCTKFSVFNLIGKEVYHKDLGEIIESSNEIDLSLLSKGNYIFVLNCGDEVSQKLITIY from the coding sequence ATGAACAATTTTAGATTACTTATTTTCTTTTGCTTGATTCTTATCCAAGTTTCACTACAAGGACAAACTCAGTTCGATAACAATGAAATTCCACCTGCAATAACTGGGAATAATGGAAAAGTTTTCATTGGGCAGCAACGAGGAACTATTTTGATTAACAATAATTCTTTATTAAGTGGAACCCCAATAGACTCAATTACTGCTGGTAAAGAACTTCCAGCTGAATTGGCTACAACGCTTCTGTTAACAATGCCAAATGTAAAAACTTCTCCTAAACTTATTGTGGGATTAGTATCATATAAAATCCCAAATGCCAAAGATAAATATGGAGTACTTAGATCTGTAGATTTTGGCTTAACATGGGAAATCATAAAGCCTGCTGCATTTGAAGATTCATTGTTGAATTACAAAGCAAACTATTTTCAATTACCATTTAAAAAATTTAATTGGATAAATGATAAAGTTGGATTTTTGTATGGTTTAAAAGGTATCTTTAAAACAACTGATGCAGGATTAAATTGGGTTAAAGTTTATACACCAAAAGCTATTGATGAAGAGATTAGAGCAATTAGCTTCAAAGACGAAAAAAATGGTATGGCATTGCTTGGAATTTTGTATAATAATTTTTTCTATAAAACAATTGATGGAGGTTTTACATGGGAATTTATTTCAGATTATCCAAATAATAGAACAGGATTAGATTTAAGTTATATAGAGAATGAATACAGATGTTTAACCTTTTATAGAGCACAAGTTGATTTTAATGCATTTGTATATTATTATGACAATTCAACTGAAAAATGGATTGAGAAAAAAGCGAGAAATATTGAAAAAGGGTTAACTTTTATGACTGAGATTTTATGGAGGGGAAGGAAACAAGGTTGGCTAATTGGAAGGGCAGGCGAAATATGGTATACTCCAGATGGTGGTAGAACATTTGAGCTTGCTCAATCTCCTGATACATCGAAATATAAAGGGTTATGGGGTGATGATGATAAGTTGCCAATACTAGGCCAAAGCTCAATGATTCTTGATGATAGTCTGATTGTTCAAGCTGCTAGCTTAAGAGTAACTGTTAATAAAAAACCTGTTACATCTCAATTATATTACACAGCTCGATGGCCAATTTCTTCTTTTAATAAACAATCTTCAGATGTTAAAGAATTTGAAAATAGATTGAATAAAAAGTATATAATTTATCCAAATCCATCATCAAATGGAAACTTTAATTTATCTATAATTAATCTTAAAAAATCTTGTACAAAATTTTCTGTTTTTAATCTAATTGGAAAAGAAGTTTATCATAAAGATTTAGGTGAAATTATAGAATCATCCAATGAAATTGATTTGAGCTTATTATCTAAGGGGAATTATATTTTTGTTTTGAACTGTGGTGATGAAGTTTCTCAAAAATTGATTACAATATATTAA
- the efp gene encoding elongation factor P has protein sequence MANTSDLGPGVVIKYNNELCVILESQHRTPGNLRAFYQVKMRNMKNGKLLENRFRSGEEVELIRIDKKQMQYLYKDGDDMVFMDTETYEQVNIPKVTVGVQAGFLKESGEAQIMFNGTDVVGVEIPPHVTLVIERTEPGEKGNTATGATKPAVVESGATVNVPLFVNEGDSIRVDTRTGEYLDRAKV, from the coding sequence ATGGCAAATACTTCAGATTTAGGACCAGGTGTAGTAATAAAATATAACAATGAGTTATGTGTAATACTCGAATCTCAACATAGAACCCCAGGAAATTTAAGAGCATTTTATCAAGTTAAAATGAGAAATATGAAAAATGGTAAACTACTTGAAAATAGATTCCGTTCAGGTGAAGAAGTTGAGTTGATTCGTATAGATAAAAAGCAAATGCAATACTTGTATAAAGATGGTGATGATATGGTATTTATGGACACTGAAACTTATGAGCAAGTGAATATACCTAAAGTTACAGTTGGAGTTCAAGCAGGTTTTCTAAAAGAATCGGGCGAGGCACAAATAATGTTTAATGGAACAGATGTTGTTGGAGTGGAAATTCCACCACATGTAACTTTGGTAATTGAAAGAACTGAACCAGGTGAAAAGGGGAACACTGCAACAGGTGCTACTAAACCAGCAGTTGTTGAATCTGGTGCTACCGTAAACGTTCCTTTATTTGTAAATGAAGGTGATTCTATAAGAGTTGATACGAGAACAGGAGAATATCTAGATAGAGCAAAAGTTTAA
- the accB gene encoding acetyl-CoA carboxylase biotin carboxyl carrier protein, translated as MIDIKYIKQLLDALDKSSVHSISLETEGEKIKLSKENKKVSLLSSSSNFGELNNTNQQLSATPITQVPLTQIVSELPKAVVTDDKKYHEVLSPIVGTFYRSASPDSASFVEIGSMVSPGSTLCIVEAMKLMNEIESESYGKIAKILVENGKPVEYNQVLFLIEPTS; from the coding sequence ATGATTGATATTAAATATATCAAGCAATTGCTTGATGCTTTAGATAAAAGTTCTGTTCATTCTATTAGCCTTGAAACTGAAGGTGAAAAAATTAAATTATCAAAGGAGAACAAAAAGGTAAGTTTGCTTAGTTCTTCTTCAAATTTTGGAGAACTTAATAATACAAATCAACAACTATCAGCTACTCCTATAACTCAAGTTCCATTAACTCAGATAGTTTCAGAATTACCAAAAGCAGTTGTTACCGACGATAAAAAGTATCATGAAGTTTTATCTCCAATTGTTGGAACTTTTTACAGATCTGCTTCACCTGACTCAGCCTCTTTTGTTGAAATAGGTTCTATGGTATCACCTGGTTCAACTTTATGTATAGTTGAGGCTATGAAATTGATGAATGAAATAGAATCAGAATCTTATGGCAAAATTGCTAAGATTTTAGTTGAGAATGGAAAGCCAGTAGAATATAATCAGGTTTTGTTTTTAATTGAACCAACATCTTAA
- the accC gene encoding acetyl-CoA carboxylase biotin carboxylase subunit, with protein MFNKVLIANRGEIALRVIRACRELGIRTVAVYSTADKNSLHVKFADEAVCIGPPPSRDSYLNIPRVIAAAVITNSDAIHPGYGFLAESARFAEICEESGFTFIGPSPDSIRMMGDKSVAKDTMRKAGVPVVPGSDGVIETFEQAKITAAEVGYPVMIKAAAGGGGKGMRIVNNESEIEKAFNNAQNESQAAFNDGRLYIEKFVEEPRHVEIQVMCDKYGNYSHMNERECSIQRRHQKLIEEAPSPIVDDELRKKMGDASIKGCAFVKYEGAGTVEFLVDKHKNFYFMEMNTRIQVEHPVTEEALDFDLIKEQISIAAGEKLSFTMSPPKRFAMEVRINAEDPYNDFRPSPGKIETLYLPGGRGVRVDTHIYQGYIVPPNYDSMLAKLITFGRTRLDAIIRMRRALDEIVIEGVKTTIPFHKMMMEHPKFLRGDFDTKFIDTHEWRHLLPPENH; from the coding sequence ATGTTCAATAAAGTATTGATTGCAAATCGTGGTGAAATTGCACTTCGTGTTATTAGAGCCTGCCGTGAACTTGGTATTCGTACTGTTGCAGTATATTCTACTGCTGATAAAAATTCTCTCCATGTAAAATTTGCAGATGAAGCTGTTTGCATTGGTCCTCCTCCTTCTCGTGATAGTTACCTAAATATTCCAAGAGTAATTGCTGCTGCTGTGATAACAAATTCTGATGCAATTCATCCTGGTTATGGCTTTCTTGCCGAAAGTGCTAGGTTTGCTGAAATATGTGAAGAGAGTGGATTTACATTTATTGGGCCTAGTCCAGATTCAATTAGAATGATGGGAGATAAATCTGTTGCTAAAGATACTATGAGAAAAGCTGGAGTTCCTGTTGTACCTGGAAGTGATGGTGTAATTGAAACATTTGAGCAAGCTAAAATTACTGCTGCTGAAGTTGGTTATCCTGTTATGATTAAAGCAGCTGCAGGTGGTGGTGGCAAAGGTATGAGGATTGTGAATAATGAATCAGAAATTGAAAAAGCTTTTAACAATGCTCAAAATGAATCCCAAGCTGCTTTTAATGATGGAAGACTTTATATAGAAAAATTTGTTGAAGAACCTCGTCATGTTGAGATTCAAGTTATGTGCGATAAATATGGGAATTACTCTCATATGAATGAACGTGAATGCTCTATTCAAAGAAGACATCAAAAATTGATTGAAGAAGCACCTTCTCCAATTGTTGATGATGAACTTAGGAAGAAAATGGGTGATGCTTCAATTAAAGGCTGTGCTTTTGTTAAATATGAAGGTGCTGGTACTGTTGAATTTCTTGTTGATAAGCATAAGAATTTTTATTTCATGGAAATGAATACTCGTATTCAAGTTGAACACCCAGTTACCGAAGAAGCATTAGATTTTGATTTGATTAAAGAGCAAATTTCAATTGCAGCAGGTGAAAAATTAAGCTTTACTATGTCCCCTCCTAAAAGATTTGCTATGGAAGTTCGTATAAATGCTGAAGATCCTTATAATGATTTCAGACCAAGCCCAGGTAAAATAGAAACTCTTTATTTACCAGGCGGTCGTGGAGTTAGAGTTGATACTCATATTTATCAAGGATATATTGTACCACCAAATTATGATTCTATGTTAGCTAAACTTATTACTTTTGGTAGAACACGTTTAGATGCTATTATTAGAATGAGAAGAGCCCTTGATGAAATTGTTATCGAAGGCGTAAAAACTACTATCCCTTTTCATAAAATGATGATGGAGCATCCTAAGTTTTTAAGAGGTGATTTTGATACAAAATTTATTGATACACATGAATGGAGACATTTGCTTCCACCTGAAAATCATTAA
- a CDS encoding T9SS type A sorting domain-containing protein, which produces MKYYIIIIVLIITSIKANSQNLIWEKIMKQPTISSPDYGFTFRGYNVLTDDKNNIYINGGFSPNNWQTELSILSKYNTNGNILWEFKYPFHFYPYDEFTRYALFIIGKYLFFDRNGGLNYIGCRTPSGGTLINNKLSVGPRGDDGRTSVNIHDQATGSILKEYLAFPKNYSDETLFNYGYTDVYCKVKNLRNGDIAISDQINLIITNDSGVLKHSLRIPNLGFEKSVHSIDQLSDGGILMLYTLQTKGEYNKGFNYMIKTDSTAKLLWTKVFQMEVLRSSSAAREMPNGDIAMMGYYSGKSSGKYFQKAELTMLNREGDSLWSKSYSSKNKEALSPEQMKVTKEWNLIICGAEVNFNPTGTGSNYENDWDIWLMKLDKNGNEIWQTSRKNIDSFDYANDVTIDKNGDYIVTGYINWTSMYLGKFQDSMQSSVKEIKEKESKIGIKQEQNKLKFTSENGENIGLINIEINDEIGKRIDINFINNNENKVYDISNLRTGIYFATWQEKGATKTKKIMIQR; this is translated from the coding sequence ATGAAATATTACATAATAATAATTGTTTTGATAATTACTTCAATAAAAGCTAATTCTCAAAATTTAATATGGGAGAAAATAATGAAACAACCAACAATATCCTCACCTGATTATGGTTTTACATTTAGAGGATATAATGTTTTAACAGATGATAAAAATAATATCTATATTAATGGAGGATTTTCACCTAACAACTGGCAAACTGAGCTAAGCATATTATCAAAATATAATACAAATGGAAACATACTTTGGGAGTTTAAATACCCTTTTCATTTTTATCCTTACGATGAATTTACAAGATATGCTTTGTTTATTATAGGTAAGTATTTATTTTTCGATAGAAATGGAGGATTAAATTACATAGGTTGCCGGACACCTTCTGGAGGAACTTTAATAAATAATAAATTATCTGTAGGACCTCGAGGAGATGATGGAAGAACAAGTGTCAATATACATGATCAAGCAACTGGATCAATATTAAAAGAGTACTTGGCTTTTCCAAAAAATTATTCAGATGAGACTCTTTTCAATTATGGATATACAGATGTCTATTGCAAAGTAAAAAATTTGAGAAATGGAGATATAGCAATTTCAGATCAAATCAATTTGATTATAACAAATGATAGCGGAGTACTAAAACATTCATTAAGAATACCAAATTTAGGTTTCGAGAAATCAGTTCATTCAATTGATCAATTAAGTGATGGGGGAATTCTAATGTTATATACATTACAAACAAAAGGAGAATATAATAAGGGATTTAATTATATGATAAAAACTGATTCGACAGCTAAATTGTTATGGACAAAAGTTTTTCAAATGGAGGTACTTAGAAGTTCATCAGCAGCGAGAGAAATGCCAAATGGGGATATAGCAATGATGGGATATTACAGTGGTAAAAGTTCTGGCAAATACTTTCAGAAAGCAGAGTTAACAATGTTAAATAGGGAAGGAGATTCGTTATGGAGTAAAAGTTATTCATCAAAGAATAAAGAAGCATTATCACCGGAACAAATGAAAGTAACAAAAGAATGGAACCTAATAATATGTGGAGCAGAAGTAAATTTCAATCCAACAGGAACAGGAAGTAATTATGAGAATGATTGGGATATATGGTTAATGAAGTTAGATAAAAATGGGAATGAAATATGGCAAACATCAAGGAAGAATATAGATAGTTTTGATTATGCAAACGATGTAACAATAGATAAAAACGGAGATTATATAGTAACAGGATATATAAATTGGACATCAATGTATTTAGGGAAGTTTCAAGATAGTATGCAAAGTAGTGTAAAAGAAATAAAGGAGAAAGAAAGTAAAATTGGAATAAAACAAGAACAGAACAAATTGAAATTTACAAGCGAAAACGGAGAAAATATAGGGTTGATAAACATTGAAATAAATGATGAAATAGGAAAGCGAATAGATATAAATTTTATAAATAATAATGAAAATAAAGTATATGACATAAGCAATTTAAGAACAGGTATATACTTTGCAACATGGCAAGAAAAAGGAGCAACTAAAACAAAAAAGATAATGATACAGAGGTAA
- the queA gene encoding tRNA preQ1(34) S-adenosylmethionine ribosyltransferase-isomerase QueA has protein sequence MKLSDFKYTAGKNAIAQEPLEPRDSSKLLVVNRKTQEIENSKFTDISDYFSKGDCLVVNDSRVFPARLIGRKEKTGARIEVMILRKLKPNENDALWDAVVDPARKVRIGNKIYFDEGQLYCEIIDNTTSRGRTVRFNYQGDLFKLVERIGQMPLPPYIHREADDDDRDWYQSMFAKNNGSVAAPTACLHFTKKVIQKLERKGVKIVPITVHINRSTFEPIEVEDLTKHKMHSEPYEISTETAEIINKTIKQKGKVFAAGSSVARALESSVLASRTIKAQRNWTDKFIYPPYDFRVVDHMLTNFHPSESATLMMVCAFGGRDLVMKSYKTAVKDGYRLLSYGDAMLIL, from the coding sequence ATGAAATTATCAGATTTTAAATATACTGCAGGTAAAAATGCAATTGCTCAAGAGCCTCTTGAGCCTCGTGACAGCTCTAAACTTTTAGTTGTAAATAGAAAAACACAAGAAATTGAAAATTCTAAATTTACAGACATATCCGATTATTTCAGTAAAGGTGATTGTTTGGTTGTAAACGATTCAAGAGTATTTCCTGCAAGGTTAATTGGTAGAAAAGAAAAAACTGGTGCTAGAATTGAAGTTATGATTCTTCGCAAACTCAAGCCAAATGAAAATGATGCTCTTTGGGATGCAGTTGTTGACCCAGCTAGAAAGGTTAGAATTGGTAATAAAATTTATTTTGATGAAGGTCAACTTTATTGTGAAATTATTGATAACACAACTTCAAGAGGTAGAACTGTAAGATTTAATTATCAAGGAGATTTATTTAAACTTGTTGAACGTATTGGTCAAATGCCTCTTCCTCCTTATATTCATCGAGAAGCAGATGATGATGACCGCGATTGGTATCAGTCAATGTTTGCAAAAAATAATGGATCTGTTGCTGCCCCTACTGCCTGCTTACATTTTACAAAAAAAGTGATTCAAAAACTTGAAAGAAAAGGTGTGAAAATTGTTCCTATAACTGTTCATATTAATAGATCAACTTTTGAGCCTATTGAAGTTGAAGATTTAACAAAACATAAGATGCATTCTGAACCTTATGAAATTTCAACTGAAACGGCTGAGATAATTAATAAAACAATTAAGCAAAAGGGAAAAGTTTTTGCAGCTGGCTCTTCAGTTGCTAGAGCTCTTGAAAGCTCTGTGCTTGCTTCAAGAACAATTAAAGCCCAAAGAAATTGGACTGATAAATTTATTTATCCTCCTTATGATTTTAGAGTAGTTGACCACATGCTAACAAATTTCCATCCTTCTGAAAGTGCTACTCTTATGATGGTGTGTGCATTCGGTGGACGTGATTTGGTTATGAAATCTTACAAAACTGCAGTTAAAGATGGTTATAGATTATTAAGTTATGGAGATGCAATGTTGATATTGTAG